From a region of the Corallococcus coralloides DSM 2259 genome:
- a CDS encoding CheR family methyltransferase: MSGDEPWPPSALPPALSRSELEMFQHLVEAEAGIHLSPAKNALVANRLSRRLRELGLTSYAAYHAYVTTRGNEAEKVRMLDSLCTHETSFFREPRHFDLLREHVFPEWAAQAAQGRRPRSIRVWSAGCSTGEEPYSLAMELLEAFPKGSGWSLEIVATDLSTWAVKRAEEGLWSLERARSIPQLLLRKYMLKGVRTQEGLMTAGPELRTFMRFARANLHAPATWPVGPFDIIFCRNVLIYFGAEARARVIQGLLSRLPETGYFFLGHAESLIGITAAARSVSANVYTPRPGPPFPSRE, from the coding sequence ATGAGCGGCGACGAGCCCTGGCCGCCGTCCGCGCTGCCTCCGGCGCTGTCGCGCTCGGAGTTGGAGATGTTCCAGCACCTGGTGGAGGCGGAGGCCGGCATCCACCTGTCGCCGGCCAAGAACGCGCTGGTGGCGAACCGGCTGTCGCGGCGGCTGCGGGAGCTGGGGCTGACGTCCTACGCGGCGTACCACGCGTACGTCACGACGCGCGGGAACGAAGCGGAGAAGGTGCGGATGCTCGACAGCCTCTGTACCCACGAGACGTCCTTCTTCCGCGAGCCCCGGCACTTCGACCTGCTGCGCGAGCACGTCTTCCCGGAGTGGGCGGCCCAGGCGGCGCAGGGCCGGCGGCCCCGGAGCATCCGCGTCTGGAGCGCCGGGTGCTCCACGGGCGAGGAGCCGTACTCATTGGCGATGGAGCTCTTGGAGGCGTTCCCCAAGGGCTCCGGGTGGAGCCTGGAGATCGTCGCCACGGACCTGTCCACCTGGGCGGTGAAGCGCGCGGAGGAGGGCCTCTGGAGCCTGGAGCGGGCCCGGAGCATTCCGCAGTTGCTGCTGCGCAAGTACATGCTGAAGGGCGTGCGCACCCAGGAGGGCCTGATGACGGCGGGCCCGGAGCTGCGGACCTTCATGCGCTTTGCCCGCGCGAACCTGCACGCGCCGGCCACCTGGCCGGTGGGGCCGTTCGACATCATCTTCTGCCGCAACGTGCTCATCTACTTCGGCGCGGAGGCCCGGGCGCGCGTCATCCAGGGGCTGCTGTCGCGGCTGCCGGAGACGGGCTACTTCTTCCTGGGGCACGCGGAGAGCCTGATTGGCATCACCGCGGCGGCGCGCTCCGTGAGCGCCAACGTGTACACGCCGCGCCCGGGACCGCCGTTCCCGTCGCGCGAGTAG
- a CDS encoding chemotaxis protein CheW, translating to MNESTEPGGGRSSYLSFMLAGEEYAVGLLRVREIIEHRPVTRVPGMPAAVQGVINLRGSVVPVVDLAVKFGLPPRPITRWSCFVIVEVALDGQQTVLGLLTDTVREVLELGSADIEPPPAFGTRVRLEFLRGMGRHNDTFILLLDLDRLLSLEELLKLTAATDEAAAPAAPAPAAQASAPAPEAPGNG from the coding sequence ATGAATGAGTCCACCGAACCGGGCGGCGGCAGGTCCAGCTACCTGAGCTTCATGCTCGCGGGCGAGGAGTACGCCGTGGGCCTCCTGCGCGTGCGGGAGATCATCGAACACCGCCCCGTCACGCGCGTGCCGGGGATGCCCGCGGCCGTGCAGGGTGTCATCAACCTGCGCGGCAGCGTGGTGCCCGTCGTGGACCTGGCGGTGAAGTTCGGGCTGCCGCCCCGGCCCATCACCCGCTGGTCCTGCTTCGTCATCGTGGAGGTGGCGCTCGACGGCCAGCAGACGGTGCTGGGCCTGCTCACGGACACCGTGCGCGAGGTGCTGGAGCTGGGCTCCGCGGACATCGAACCGCCCCCCGCCTTCGGCACGCGCGTGCGGTTGGAGTTCCTGCGCGGGATGGGCCGCCACAACGACACGTTCATCCTGCTGCTGGACCTGGACCGGCTCCTGTCGCTGGAGGAGCTGCTCAAGCTGACGGCCGCCACCGACGAGGCGGCGGCTCCCGCGGCCCCGGCCCCGGCGGCTCAGGCCTCGGCCCCGGCGCCAGAAGCACCGGGCAACGGGTGA